In one window of Cytophagaceae bacterium ABcell3 DNA:
- a CDS encoding DUF2231 domain-containing protein produces the protein MRSKANFKTHPIHPMLVVFPLGLLFTAFIFDLLAVLSGNSTFWQTGSHLNIAGIIGGLLAAVPGIIDYYYTIPPDSSAKTRGTNHARVNTSAILIFVLVYILRGELGGITPFIILGLEVVALGLLTVGGWMGGTLVYRNQIGVDHRFAGAGKWKEESVDPEAKEKPLAKEDELEMNQMKLLHLNGKRIVLAKTQAGYVAYDDRCSHKGGSLAGGSVVCNTVQCPWHGSQFDVHTGEVKEGPAKEKIKTYKVTIKNGRVMLGQPIDLGHK, from the coding sequence ATGAGAAGCAAGGCAAATTTTAAAACACACCCTATTCACCCAATGTTGGTAGTCTTTCCTTTAGGATTACTGTTTACTGCGTTCATTTTTGATTTATTGGCAGTGCTTAGCGGGAATTCCACTTTTTGGCAAACGGGAAGTCATTTAAATATAGCAGGTATAATAGGTGGTTTGCTGGCTGCGGTGCCTGGTATTATAGATTATTATTATACGATTCCTCCTGACAGTTCAGCCAAAACCAGAGGCACAAACCATGCACGGGTAAACACCTCTGCAATATTAATCTTTGTACTGGTATATATACTTCGTGGTGAGCTGGGAGGTATTACCCCTTTTATAATCTTAGGGCTTGAAGTTGTAGCGCTTGGATTGTTGACTGTTGGTGGTTGGATGGGAGGAACATTGGTTTACCGTAACCAAATTGGTGTAGACCATAGGTTTGCGGGAGCAGGAAAATGGAAAGAGGAGTCTGTTGACCCGGAAGCAAAGGAAAAGCCGCTTGCTAAAGAAGACGAGCTTGAAATGAATCAAATGAAGCTGTTGCATTTAAATGGAAAAAGAATAGTTTTGGCCAAAACACAGGCAGGCTATGTAGCTTATGATGATCGGTGTTCTCACAAAGGAGGATCTTTGGCTGGAGGTTCTGTCGTTTGTAATACCGTGCAATGTCCGTGGCATGGCTCCCAATTTGATGTGCATACTGGGGAGGTCAAAGAAGGGCCTGCTAAAGAAAAGATCAAAACTTATAAAGTCACTATTAAAAATGGCAGGGTTATGCTGGGTCAACCAATTGACTTAGGTCATAAATAG
- a CDS encoding sensor histidine kinase, translated as MLEKIKKYLIILLEKTDSKITAILFLLLIFSFHAFGAPTIDLEKGVPSGYIGQYLLSLEDKEGELSIEDILQADTQNQFTVNHRSSIHFTPKESSSLWVKINVKNISLENYYYLSLQFPDVDELSFYGIEGDSVVEKEVVTGNLFNFYTREIPHPLFSFSLIPDCDTYYLRLKSTNPIHVALKVSEKHGLFQSYHTYDLWQGIFLGLSILVVMVFATTLIVEKNRLSVYYLLHVLGTVLIVGIYQGHAKQYFFPNSTFIHTYQTGLIALFSLPTIFFVCKFLNVKFINKSCRTTLLIIMQALLMIIVFDIAEMHNVSRVLLKVTAFVLTVFVLILGVFIASEGDRPTKIFVAGWVLYLTGVVCSVLLSAGLISYSLLTYNGFSIGVGVSIIFASVAVADRFQQYKRSNNKLEADMLEHLRKNEKLVKQQNMILEAKVSERTREIEQQRIEIELKNRIIRKQNNELIHYNTSLEQQVEDRTRALSKSYDEIKKKTLQLEQFNYVAAHNLRAPVSTLLGLTNIFNPQNVSPENLMVIEKIKETSLKLDHIIIDLNNILNVSDPANIIHEHFTLSEAFDKAQEMLQKEIYATETNVEVNFSECPEVYTVKPFLLSVFYNLLSNAIKYKSENRKPSIKVSSGYLDQNTLYILFEDNGMGIDLKAYGSKLFGLYKRFSFHVKGKGMGLFMVKTQVELMDGKIEVSSTPGVGTTFQIHLPVKKVKKKVSKTETSQL; from the coding sequence GTGTTAGAAAAAATAAAAAAATACCTAATTATCTTACTAGAGAAAACAGATAGTAAAATTACAGCTATACTATTTTTATTACTTATTTTTTCCTTTCATGCTTTTGGAGCACCTACCATAGACTTAGAGAAAGGTGTACCTTCAGGTTATATTGGACAATATTTGCTTTCATTAGAAGATAAAGAAGGGGAGCTTTCAATAGAGGATATTCTTCAGGCAGATACTCAGAATCAGTTTACGGTTAATCATCGTTCCTCCATTCATTTTACACCAAAAGAATCGTCAAGCTTATGGGTTAAGATTAATGTAAAGAACATTTCCCTTGAAAACTACTATTATTTAAGCTTGCAATTTCCTGATGTAGATGAACTTTCTTTCTATGGAATAGAAGGGGATTCTGTTGTTGAGAAAGAGGTTGTTACAGGTAATTTATTTAATTTTTATACAAGGGAAATACCCCATCCGCTTTTCTCATTTTCCTTAATTCCAGACTGTGATACCTATTATTTAAGGCTTAAATCTACCAATCCTATACATGTAGCTTTAAAAGTTTCTGAAAAACATGGGCTTTTTCAAAGCTATCATACCTATGATTTATGGCAAGGTATATTTCTAGGCTTGTCCATACTAGTAGTTATGGTATTTGCTACTACTCTAATTGTTGAAAAAAATAGGCTTTCAGTCTATTATCTTTTACATGTATTAGGGACTGTGCTAATTGTTGGTATTTATCAGGGGCACGCTAAGCAATATTTCTTTCCTAACTCAACTTTTATACATACTTACCAAACGGGTTTAATCGCTCTTTTTTCTTTGCCCACCATATTTTTTGTATGCAAGTTTTTAAATGTAAAGTTCATTAACAAGTCTTGCCGAACTACCTTACTGATCATAATGCAAGCCCTGTTAATGATTATAGTATTTGACATAGCAGAAATGCATAATGTTTCTAGGGTACTGTTAAAAGTTACAGCATTTGTATTAACCGTTTTCGTGCTGATTCTAGGTGTTTTTATAGCGTCAGAAGGGGATAGGCCAACAAAGATATTTGTTGCAGGATGGGTTTTATATCTTACAGGGGTTGTTTGCTCTGTTTTGCTTTCCGCTGGCTTAATTTCTTATAGCCTATTAACCTATAATGGTTTTTCTATTGGGGTTGGGGTTAGTATAATTTTTGCTTCTGTCGCGGTAGCAGATCGTTTTCAGCAGTACAAAAGAAGTAACAATAAGTTGGAAGCAGACATGCTTGAACATTTGCGGAAAAACGAAAAACTTGTAAAACAGCAAAACATGATACTTGAGGCTAAAGTAAGTGAACGGACACGCGAAATTGAGCAGCAACGTATTGAAATAGAACTAAAAAATAGGATCATCAGAAAACAGAACAATGAGTTGATCCACTATAATACCTCTTTAGAGCAGCAAGTAGAAGACCGGACTAGGGCGCTTTCAAAAAGTTATGACGAAATCAAAAAGAAAACGCTTCAATTGGAACAGTTCAATTATGTTGCAGCCCATAACCTACGCGCGCCAGTATCAACCCTGTTAGGACTGACGAATATATTTAATCCTCAAAATGTCAGCCCGGAAAACCTGATGGTTATTGAAAAAATCAAGGAAACATCGCTTAAACTAGATCATATTATAATAGACCTAAACAATATCCTTAATGTCAGCGACCCCGCTAATATAATACATGAGCACTTTACGCTTTCGGAAGCATTTGATAAAGCTCAGGAAATGCTCCAAAAGGAAATTTATGCAACCGAAACAAATGTTGAAGTAAATTTCTCTGAATGTCCTGAAGTCTATACTGTTAAGCCTTTTCTGTTAAGTGTGTTTTATAATTTATTGAGCAATGCCATTAAATATAAAAGTGAAAACAGAAAACCGAGCATTAAAGTATCTTCTGGATACCTTGATCAGAATACGCTTTATATTTTATTTGAAGACAATGGCATGGGCATTGACCTGAAAGCTTATGGAAGCAAACTCTTTGGATTATACAAAAGATTTTCTTTTCATGTAAAAGGAAAGGGGATGGGGTTATTTATGGTTAAAACTCAAGTAGAATTAATGGATGGGAAAATTGAGGTTTCAAGCACACCAGGTGTTGGAACTACTTTTCAAATCCACCTTCCGGTAAAGAAAGTCAAGAAAAAAGTGAGCAAAACAGAAACTTCGCAACTATAA
- a CDS encoding nucleotidyltransferase family protein: MKAMIFAAGLGTRLKPFTNNKPKALAEVNGVTLLERNIGYLKSFGINEFIVNVHHFPDQILNLLKENENYGCKIHISDETEQLLETGGGLKKATPVLDGQEPFVVMNVDILTDLDIASMLDYHQRHKPMVTLAVTKRTTSRYFLFNDKNELCGWKNTKSGEEKVVKDEPELEEKAFSGIHIIEPDFLHMISQEGKFSIVEVYLELCKNQKILGFDHSNGILIDVGKPEAVNEAEKLFK, encoded by the coding sequence ATGAAAGCAATGATTTTTGCTGCTGGTCTAGGGACTCGCTTAAAACCATTTACAAATAACAAACCAAAAGCCTTGGCTGAAGTCAATGGAGTAACTTTACTAGAAAGAAATATAGGTTATTTGAAATCTTTTGGAATCAATGAATTTATAGTAAATGTTCACCATTTTCCAGACCAAATATTAAACCTGCTGAAAGAAAATGAGAACTATGGCTGTAAAATACATATTTCAGATGAAACAGAGCAACTGTTAGAAACTGGAGGAGGGCTAAAGAAGGCTACACCAGTTTTAGATGGTCAGGAACCTTTTGTTGTTATGAATGTAGATATCCTTACAGATTTGGATATAGCAAGCATGCTCGACTACCACCAAAGACATAAGCCCATGGTTACACTTGCAGTAACCAAAAGAACAACCAGCCGTTATTTTTTATTTAATGATAAAAACGAATTGTGTGGCTGGAAAAACACCAAGTCAGGCGAAGAAAAAGTTGTAAAAGATGAACCCGAGCTTGAAGAAAAAGCTTTTAGTGGTATACATATTATAGAGCCAGACTTTTTACATATGATTTCACAAGAAGGTAAATTTTCTATTGTGGAGGTATATTTAGAGCTGTGCAAAAATCAAAAGATTTTAGGTTTTGATCATAGCAATGGTATATTGATAGATGTTGGAAAGCCTGAAGCTGTCAATGAGGCAGAAAAGTTATTCAAGTGA
- a CDS encoding RNase adapter RapZ: MPTIIDQVKAFFENWKPELAIQDIKQLALAGSDRMYFRVSTAQRPYIVTYNTNVRENTAFLEFTKHFSSKQISVPEVYHVSADKQFYVQADLGSTSLLDKLQEEGYTDHTFELYQKTLAQLARLQIQGGTGLNYDYCIATRSFDRHAIYSDLLYFKYYFLRALKLPYDKNLLLNDFEMLSYFLMQEKNKFFMHRDCQSRNVMVKDDKVYFIDYQGGMQGALQYDVASMLWQAKAALPYEWRDELFDYYFDRVNDLLNGQLKRDEFLDNYHGFVLIRMLQTLGAYGYRGLFERKPHFISSIPYALKNLKWFLENKSIPIRLPELQKALEAMTSDDIIARYENIKATDESKLVVKVHSFSYKKGLPEDPSGNGGGFVFDCRGILNPGRFAPYKKLTGRDKEVKDFLVYQTEMPTFLQHVYSLVDISVSDYLKRGFESLQVSFGCTGGQHRSVFAADSVAKHLEDKFGVKVELKHIVQEEKNWIN; the protein is encoded by the coding sequence ATGCCTACCATAATAGATCAGGTAAAAGCTTTTTTTGAAAATTGGAAACCAGAGTTGGCCATTCAGGACATTAAGCAGCTTGCTTTAGCGGGAAGTGACAGAATGTACTTTAGGGTCAGCACTGCTCAGCGGCCATATATCGTAACCTACAATACAAATGTTCGTGAAAACACTGCTTTTTTAGAGTTTACCAAACATTTTAGCAGTAAACAAATATCTGTTCCAGAAGTGTATCATGTTAGTGCTGACAAGCAATTTTATGTACAAGCTGATTTGGGAAGCACTTCCCTTCTTGATAAATTGCAGGAAGAGGGATATACAGACCATACCTTTGAGCTTTATCAAAAAACCTTAGCGCAACTGGCCCGCTTACAAATCCAAGGAGGCACCGGATTGAACTACGACTATTGTATTGCTACACGCTCTTTTGATAGACACGCCATTTACTCTGATTTACTTTATTTTAAATACTATTTCTTAAGGGCTCTAAAGCTTCCTTATGATAAAAACCTGCTTTTAAACGACTTTGAAATGCTGAGCTATTTCTTAATGCAGGAAAAAAATAAATTTTTCATGCATAGGGATTGCCAAAGCAGAAATGTAATGGTCAAAGATGATAAGGTGTATTTTATAGATTATCAAGGTGGTATGCAAGGGGCATTACAATATGATGTGGCTTCTATGCTATGGCAAGCCAAAGCTGCTCTACCTTATGAATGGCGTGATGAGTTATTTGACTATTATTTTGACAGGGTAAATGACTTGTTGAATGGTCAGCTTAAGCGTGATGAGTTCCTTGACAACTACCATGGTTTTGTCCTTATCCGAATGTTGCAGACGCTTGGGGCTTATGGATACAGGGGATTATTTGAAAGAAAGCCACATTTTATCAGTAGTATTCCGTATGCTTTAAAAAATTTGAAATGGTTTCTGGAAAACAAAAGTATACCAATACGGCTTCCAGAACTACAAAAAGCGTTGGAGGCCATGACCTCAGATGATATTATAGCTCGGTACGAAAACATTAAAGCTACAGATGAAAGCAAACTTGTAGTTAAAGTCCACAGTTTCTCATATAAAAAGGGGCTCCCAGAAGACCCTAGTGGCAACGGGGGCGGTTTTGTTTTTGATTGTCGGGGTATTTTAAACCCTGGTAGGTTTGCTCCTTATAAAAAACTAACTGGACGCGATAAGGAGGTGAAAGATTTTTTAGTTTATCAAACCGAAATGCCTACCTTTTTACAACATGTCTATAGTTTGGTAGACATAAGTGTGTCCGATTATTTGAAAAGAGGATTTGAAAGCTTGCAGGTGAGTTTTGGATGCACTGGTGGCCAACATAGAAGCGTTTTCGCAGCAGACAGTGTGGCTAAACATCTTGAAGATAAGTTTGGCGTAAAAGTAGAGCTTAAGCATATTGTTCAGGAAGAAAAAAATTGGATAAACTGA
- a CDS encoding endo-1,4-beta-xylanase, whose amino-acid sequence MKKLYFLTLRRMLLLLVFLNMSFLSANAQNLLSNGDFEDGDTDWNHQAGGTSNASFDLVTDDVYSGSNALRVQANTLGAESWDIQSIHSGWEAEVGRDYQVTIHAKADQNGKRLRLVNQNEVYLTHAVTLSTEWNSYTWTFTAQESNPSFRLHYIETGTFHIDDISIEVLPEIEPPVLETSLKELGEYCGLYVGTAVADAPLRNETHYRNTIIQQFGMVVAENEMKMETIKPSEDGPYNFEPGDRLVDFAEEHGMQVRGHALLWHSQMPRWMNDRSWTKQELMDYLKEYITTVVTHYKGKIQEWDVANEVISDGPGNPIRDELWFNIGGVEIIDSAFKWAHEADPDCKLYYNDYSAETMNSKSDAVYDLVNGLKERGAPIYGVGLQSHRNYNEGLQMHYDLITQMDQNIKRIGELGLKVAITELDLGIHTPVTEQDYQDQAATYANILQVALDNRPTIETFCLWGFTDKHSWIPNFSGGERDEALIFDHNYFPKPAYDALVETFENCTPPETCDAEISYEGSRTLCEGDSLELTATEGASYVWRKDGDNIGTSRTLWAKEDGEYNVEVTYANGCTGTSESLGISVDPKPEISYEAPTVVLVEPAVISFSAELANGGGDAWKLKNESGEIIYTEEGENFNFEEDGFEAGEHSFILIATTESCIDSVEITFNVEECPKPEFLTYIQKNEEEVQEVDSMSVPDEASVRLIPETEQEGIWSWTGPNGFEADTREITIEDFSESHEGEYEVTFVNECGRDTSIIFTLSYCYISDILPFAFVNEEEIESKEIIVAEGDELLLDPRLLITSTPGPEPYPGQPEDGWYWAGPNDFVSNERQVSIESASVEVSGTYTVSYTAECGTKQIRYEVQVQAEPAIDCNGDEGGTAEIDECDVCAGGETGIEPGYTCAEPEIESISEDIEVEEGEELTLTVTASGPGELSYQWFRNGQAIEGATDATYTVTEAAVSDAGTYHVVVSNENGDTQSASVEATIVQGIDCNGDEGGTAYIDDCDVCAGGNTGIEPGFTCAEPTVEVVSSDINVEEGEDFTLEVSVSGPGENTYQWFKDGEPIEGAIESTYTVPSASGSDAGSYHVVVTNDNGATTSDPIQVSIASAPEVDCNGDENGTAEYDECDVCAGGNTGIEPGFTCAEPTVEVISSDINVEEGEDFTLEVSVSGPGENTYQWFKDGEPIEGATESTFTVPSASGSDAGSYYVVVTNDNGATTSDPIQVSIATAPEIDCNGDENGTAEYDECDVCAGGNTGIEPGFTCAEPVIDAISADINVEEGEDFTLEVSVSGPGENTYQWFKDGEPIEGATESTYTVPSASGSDAGSYHVVVTNDNGSVTSDEVHVDVSLAVDCNGVAGGTAEIDECGECAGGDTGIEPGSSCPVVNPEIISIPTALEATLGEPFELNVNASGPGSFTYQWYHNNQPINGATNSTYSVEETSEEDAGTYHVVITSSNGGETKSEEITLTVTQPVDCNDDIWGDAFYDVCGICAGGNTGIEPTLDEDECVTSINGEELGAKVNVYPNPASTELFVEYQAVETKTLTLLNGLGQVVRSVNSTNTVDRFDISDLPSGVYLLVVEYEGKVQHAKIVVQ is encoded by the coding sequence ATGAAGAAACTGTACTTTTTAACGCTTAGGCGAATGCTGTTGCTGTTGGTTTTTCTAAATATGAGCTTTTTATCAGCAAATGCGCAAAACCTTTTAAGCAATGGAGATTTTGAAGATGGGGATACCGATTGGAACCATCAAGCAGGTGGAACATCCAATGCGTCTTTTGATCTAGTAACAGATGATGTTTACAGTGGATCGAATGCTCTTAGGGTTCAGGCCAATACGCTTGGAGCAGAAAGTTGGGATATCCAGTCCATCCATTCCGGTTGGGAAGCAGAAGTTGGAAGGGATTACCAAGTTACGATCCACGCCAAAGCAGACCAAAATGGAAAAAGACTACGTCTGGTGAACCAAAATGAAGTTTACCTGACACATGCTGTCACATTAAGTACAGAATGGAACAGCTACACTTGGACATTTACCGCTCAAGAATCAAACCCATCGTTCCGGTTGCATTACATTGAAACTGGAACTTTTCACATCGATGACATATCTATAGAAGTGCTCCCTGAAATTGAGCCTCCCGTGTTAGAAACATCCTTAAAAGAGCTGGGAGAGTATTGTGGTTTGTATGTAGGAACTGCTGTGGCTGATGCTCCCCTGAGAAACGAAACGCATTACAGAAATACCATTATCCAACAATTTGGAATGGTAGTGGCCGAGAATGAAATGAAGATGGAGACCATTAAACCTTCTGAAGACGGCCCTTATAATTTTGAACCTGGCGACAGACTGGTTGATTTTGCAGAAGAACATGGTATGCAGGTGCGTGGACACGCATTACTTTGGCATAGCCAAATGCCACGATGGATGAACGACAGGTCTTGGACCAAACAAGAGTTGATGGATTACTTAAAAGAATACATCACCACGGTAGTTACCCACTATAAAGGAAAAATCCAAGAATGGGATGTCGCCAATGAGGTAATAAGTGATGGCCCTGGCAATCCTATAAGGGATGAACTGTGGTTCAATATTGGTGGAGTGGAAATTATTGACTCAGCTTTTAAGTGGGCACATGAAGCAGACCCCGACTGTAAACTTTATTATAACGACTATAGTGCCGAAACCATGAACAGCAAGTCTGATGCTGTTTATGACTTAGTAAACGGACTGAAAGAAAGAGGTGCTCCTATTTATGGTGTTGGTCTGCAATCGCACCGTAATTACAATGAAGGTCTCCAAATGCACTACGACCTGATTACCCAAATGGACCAGAATATTAAAAGGATCGGGGAACTAGGATTGAAAGTGGCCATTACAGAATTAGACCTTGGTATTCATACACCAGTAACGGAACAAGATTATCAAGACCAAGCTGCTACTTATGCTAATATTTTGCAAGTAGCCCTGGACAACCGGCCTACCATTGAAACTTTTTGCTTATGGGGCTTTACTGACAAACATTCTTGGATTCCAAACTTTTCAGGTGGAGAAAGAGATGAAGCTTTGATCTTTGACCATAATTACTTTCCCAAGCCGGCCTATGATGCCTTAGTAGAAACCTTTGAAAATTGTACCCCGCCGGAAACCTGTGATGCGGAAATTTCTTATGAAGGAAGTAGGACTTTATGTGAAGGAGATTCGCTCGAGTTAACAGCTACAGAAGGTGCTTCTTATGTATGGCGAAAAGACGGTGACAATATAGGTACTTCAAGGACTTTGTGGGCAAAAGAAGATGGAGAGTACAATGTTGAGGTGACTTATGCTAATGGCTGTACTGGTACTTCAGAAAGCCTTGGAATCTCTGTTGACCCTAAACCTGAAATATCTTATGAAGCTCCTACAGTTGTATTGGTAGAACCTGCGGTCATTAGTTTCTCCGCGGAGTTAGCCAATGGCGGGGGAGATGCATGGAAGCTTAAAAATGAATCAGGAGAAATCATTTATACAGAAGAAGGGGAGAATTTCAACTTTGAAGAAGACGGGTTTGAAGCAGGAGAGCATTCTTTTATATTGATAGCTACAACAGAAAGTTGTATTGATTCTGTGGAAATAACTTTTAATGTAGAAGAATGTCCAAAACCCGAATTTTTAACTTATATCCAAAAAAATGAGGAAGAAGTTCAAGAGGTAGACAGTATGTCTGTTCCTGATGAGGCAAGCGTTAGATTGATACCTGAAACTGAACAAGAGGGCATCTGGAGTTGGACTGGCCCTAACGGTTTTGAAGCTGATACTCGTGAAATTACAATAGAAGACTTCTCAGAGTCGCATGAAGGTGAATATGAAGTGACTTTTGTCAATGAATGTGGTCGGGATACCAGTATTATATTTACTTTATCTTACTGTTATATATCTGACATACTCCCTTTTGCTTTTGTCAATGAAGAAGAAATCGAGAGCAAGGAAATAATAGTTGCTGAAGGCGATGAATTACTGTTAGATCCACGTTTACTTATTACATCCACTCCTGGCCCTGAACCATATCCTGGACAGCCAGAAGATGGTTGGTACTGGGCAGGGCCTAATGATTTTGTTTCCAATGAAAGGCAAGTTTCAATAGAAAGCGCTTCTGTTGAAGTTTCTGGTACTTATACAGTAAGCTATACTGCTGAATGCGGTACGAAACAAATAAGGTATGAGGTGCAGGTACAAGCAGAACCTGCCATCGACTGCAACGGAGACGAAGGGGGGACAGCCGAAATTGACGAATGTGATGTATGTGCCGGTGGCGAAACAGGCATTGAACCGGGTTATACTTGCGCTGAGCCTGAAATTGAGTCTATCAGCGAGGACATTGAAGTTGAAGAAGGTGAAGAGCTAACGCTAACAGTTACAGCTTCTGGCCCTGGCGAACTTTCATACCAATGGTTCAGAAACGGCCAAGCCATTGAAGGTGCCACCGATGCTACCTATACCGTAACGGAAGCTGCTGTTTCTGATGCTGGCACTTACCATGTGGTGGTAAGCAACGAAAACGGTGACACGCAAAGTGCTTCTGTTGAGGCAACCATTGTCCAAGGAATCGACTGTAACGGCGACGAAGGGGGGACAGCCTATATCGATGATTGCGATGTCTGCGCCGGTGGCAATACAGGCATTGAGCCAGGCTTCACTTGCGCAGAGCCAACAGTAGAAGTTGTCTCCAGCGACATCAATGTAGAAGAAGGTGAAGACTTTACTTTGGAAGTTTCTGTAAGCGGCCCTGGAGAGAACACTTATCAGTGGTTCAAAGACGGAGAGCCGATTGAAGGTGCTATAGAAAGTACCTATACCGTACCTTCTGCAAGCGGATCCGATGCAGGCAGCTATCATGTGGTTGTGACCAATGACAATGGCGCTACCACCAGTGACCCAATTCAAGTAAGTATTGCCTCAGCACCTGAAGTAGACTGCAACGGCGATGAAAACGGAACAGCGGAATATGACGAGTGCGATGTTTGCGCCGGTGGCAATACAGGCATTGAGCCAGGCTTCACTTGCGCAGAGCCAACGGTAGAAGTTATCTCCAGCGACATCAATGTAGAAGAAGGCGAAGACTTTACTTTGGAGGTTTCTGTAAGCGGTCCTGGAGAGAACACTTACCAGTGGTTCAAAGACGGAGAGCCAATTGAAGGCGCTACAGAAAGTACCTTTACAGTTCCTTCTGCAAGCGGATCCGATGCAGGCAGTTACTATGTAGTGGTGACCAATGACAATGGCGCTACCACCAGTGACCCAATCCAAGTAAGTATTGCCACAGCACCTGAAATAGACTGTAACGGCGATGAAAATGGAACAGCTGAATATGACGAGTGCGATGTCTGCGCCGGTGGCAATACAGGCATTGAGCCAGGCTTCACTTGTGCGGAGCCGGTTATAGATGCCATCTCTGCTGATATTAATGTAGAAGAAGGTGAAGACTTTACTTTGGAGGTTTCTGTAAGCGGTCCTGGTGAAAATACTTACCAGTGGTTCAAAGACGGAGAGCCAATTGAAGGCGCTACAGAAAGTACCTATACCGTACCTTCTGCAAGCGGATCCGATGCGGGAAGCTATCATGTGGTTGTGACCAACGACAATGGTTCTGTCACAAGTGATGAAGTACATGTGGATGTGAGCTTGGCGGTAGACTGTAATGGCGTAGCTGGCGGTACTGCCGAAATAGACGAATGTGGAGAGTGTGCCGGTGGCGATACAGGTATCGAACCTGGTTCTTCTTGCCCAGTGGTGAACCCAGAAATCATAAGTATCCCAACTGCACTAGAAGCGACTTTAGGAGAGCCGTTTGAGCTGAACGTAAACGCTTCTGGACCGGGATCTTTCACTTACCAGTGGTACCATAATAACCAACCAATAAATGGAGCTACCAACAGTACTTATTCTGTAGAAGAAACTTCTGAGGAAGACGCCGGTACATATCATGTTGTCATTACAAGCAGCAATGGCGGTGAGACCAAAAGCGAGGAAATTACGCTAACAGTTACCCAACCGGTAGACTGTAATGATGATATTTGGGGCGATGCCTTTTATGATGTATGTGGTATTTGCGCAGGAGGAAACACAGGCATTGAGCCAACATTAGATGAGGATGAATGTGTTACCAGCATCAATGGCGAAGAGTTGGGTGCCAAGGTAAATGTTTATCCTAACCCTGCAAGTACAGAGTTGTTTGTTGAATATCAAGCTGTGGAGACTAAAACCTTGACTTTGTTAAACGGTTTAGGTCAAGTAGTCAGGTCTGTAAACAGTACCAACACAGTTGATCGTTTTGACATCTCAGATTTACCTTCAGGAGTTTACCTGTTGGTCGTTGAATATGAAGGCAAGGTACAACATGCTAAAATAGTGGTTCAGTAA
- the wrbA gene encoding NAD(P)H:quinone oxidoreductase has protein sequence MATLKLAIIYYSSTGGNYKMAKMAEGAAKEAGAEVKVLKIKEIAPKEAIDKNPAWKKNVEATKDVPEATLEDLEWADSIIFSIPTRYGNMPSQVQSFIDTTGGLWFQGKLANKVVSGMTSAMNPHGGQETTLRSLYKIMSHWGAILVPTGYTDQSIFEAGGNPYGTSATIDSEGKIQNSVEKAIKHQARRTVKIAKWVKAGLAEG, from the coding sequence ATGGCTACATTAAAACTCGCAATAATCTACTACAGCTCTACAGGAGGAAATTATAAAATGGCTAAAATGGCCGAAGGGGCAGCAAAAGAAGCTGGTGCAGAAGTTAAGGTTTTGAAAATTAAAGAAATTGCCCCCAAAGAAGCTATTGACAAGAATCCTGCCTGGAAGAAAAATGTAGAAGCAACCAAAGATGTTCCAGAAGCAACTTTAGAAGACCTAGAATGGGCTGACAGTATTATTTTCAGCATACCTACCCGATATGGAAACATGCCTTCTCAAGTACAATCATTTATAGATACTACTGGAGGGCTGTGGTTTCAAGGAAAACTTGCAAACAAGGTAGTGAGCGGAATGACGTCTGCCATGAACCCACATGGAGGACAAGAAACTACCTTAAGGTCACTATATAAGATTATGTCACATTGGGGGGCAATACTTGTTCCTACTGGTTATACTGACCAATCTATATTTGAAGCAGGAGGTAATCCATACGGCACTAGCGCCACCATTGACTCAGAAGGAAAAATACAAAATAGTGTGGAAAAAGCGATAAAGCACCAAGCAAGGAGAACTGTAAAAATTGCCAAATGGGTGAAAGCAGGTTTGGCTGAAGGGTAA